The sequence ACCGCGTGCGCGCGCGGTTGATGCGCGAGCGGACGGTGCCGAGCTTCAGCCCCGTGACCTGCTGGATCTCTTCGTAACTGAGCTGTTCGACTTCACGCAGCAGGAACGGGATCCGGTACCGCTCGGGGATCTTCTCGGTGGCTTCGGCGATCAGCCTGCCGAGTTCCTCGCGCTGGATGCCGCTGCTGGTGTCGGCACGCGCATCGGCCGGATCGACCGGGATCTCGTCGTCTTCGGGCGCCGGGTTCAGGCTGATCATGTGCGGCCGCCGCGAGCGCTGCCGCATCTTGTTGCGCACGAGGTTGGTCGCGATGGTGAAGACCCAGGTCGAGAAGCGGGCGATCTCGCGGTACTTGTCCGCGTGGATGTAGACCCGGATCAGGGTTTCCTGGGTCAGTTCCTCCGCCAACGCGGGTTCCTTGACCATGCGCATGATGAAGCTGTACAACCGGCCCTTGTAGCGGTGCACGATCTCGTCGAACGCCCGCTTCTGGCCCTGCTGGACCATGACGATGAGATCCTCGTCACGGACCTCGCGCAGCGCTGCCCGGCGCTGGCGGGGATCTTCGAAGTGGTTGTTTTCACGCGACAGGTTCACCGCAGACTCCTGACGACAACCGGGAAACGGAACCGCAGGCGCTTCAACGCGGCCCGGAACCGGAAGTTCCCGGATTCGGTTCCCGCGTTGCGGACGCCCCGGGGCCGAGGACCTCAGCCAGCGGCCACCAGGGAAGGAACACCTCCGCCGGAACGCCCAGGGCCGCCCGCCGGGCTGTCGGCAGGACCTCCAGCCGGCCCGGGCGCCTGGTCGAGCGCACGTGCAACTGTCCGGGCATTCCCATGGGTGACACGGTCAGGCGCTCCCCCGGGCCGCCGCCGCCACGACCGCGCCGGGCCTGGGCCCGCCGGAACGCCGGCACGGGGGTGCCGCCCACCTCCGGCGAGGCCGCGGGATCGGCCGCCAGTACGAGCCGGCGGCTGCCGCTCCGGCCGGCCGCCGTGGACCAGGCGGGATCGGTCACCGCGCGGGCGAGTGCCGCCAGCCCTGCCGGGGGGGCCTGCCATTCGCGGTCCCACGCCCCATAGAGGCCTTCATCCCCCTGCCCCGTCACCAGGGTCCAGCCCCGGCCGACCCGAGCCAGGAGGTCGGCAGGCGCACC comes from bacterium and encodes:
- a CDS encoding sigma-70 family RNA polymerase sigma factor — protein: MNLSRENNHFEDPRQRRAALREVRDEDLIVMVQQGQKRAFDEIVHRYKGRLYSFIMRMVKEPALAEELTQETLIRVYIHADKYREIARFSTWVFTIATNLVRNKMRQRSRRPHMISLNPAPEDDEIPVDPADARADTSSGIQREELGRLIAEATEKIPERYRIPFLLREVEQLSYEEIQQVTGLKLGTVRSRINRARTRFRALIKPMLKNESLLAELEEIEARAAAEDNAPTEDE